The Vicia villosa cultivar HV-30 ecotype Madison, WI linkage group LG1, Vvil1.0, whole genome shotgun sequence genome includes a region encoding these proteins:
- the LOC131653607 gene encoding uncharacterized protein LOC131653607 → MRLQQFGATTSATELEQFSNWILKVGDGKLAEPNDGYADIDIPADLLISNFDDPLRTIFENTYPNFEANFNNVAFLQSRAILAGTIETLDEINHYVLDNLPGDEKEYLRSDSVDTHDDDGNESFDVLTPEFLNALRTSGLPNHKIRLKVNTPIILLRNIDQAEGLCNGTRLIVTRLADHVIKAKIISGKNIGGIIYIARMDITPTQSPWPFRMTRRQFPITVCYAMTINKSQGQSLDHVGIYLPRSVFSHGQFYVAVSRVKSRKGLKILIHDKDKHPLTTTTNVVFKEVFENL, encoded by the exons ATGCGGCTTCAGCAATTTGGGGCGACTACGTCAGCTACCGAGTTagaacaattttcaaattggatATTAAAAGTTGGAGATGGAAAACTAGCAGAACCTAACGATGGCTATGCTGATATTGATATTCCAGCAGATCTTTTGATATCAAATTTTGATGATCCCCTTCGAACAATATTCGAAAACACTTATCCAAATTTTGAAGCTAACTTCAATAATGTAGCTTTTCTGCAGTCAAGGGCAATATTGGCTGGAACAATTGAGACATTAGATGAAATAAATCACTATGTATTAGATAATCTCCCAG GAGACGAAAAGGAATACTTAAGGTCTGATTCAGTCGATACGCATGATGATGATGGCAATGAATCTTTTGATGTTTTAACTCCTGAGTTTTTGAATGCACTGAGAACCTCTGGCCTTCCTAATCATAAGATCAGATTGAAAGTAAATACTCCAATCATACTGCTCAGGAATATTGATCAAGCAGAAGGTTTATGCAATGGAACACGTCTAATTGTTACAAGATTGGCTGATCATGTTATTAAAGCAAAAATAATTTCAGGCAAGAACATCGGCGGTATCATTTATATCGCACGAATGGACATTACTCCAACGCAATCGCCATGGCCATTCAGGATGACACGAAGACAGTTTCCTATAACGGTATGTTATGCTATGACTATTAATAAATCTCAAGGTCAGTCGTTGGATCATGTTGGCATATATTTGCCGAGGAGCGTGTTCAGCCATGGCCAGTTTTATGTTGCAGTTTCAAGAGTAAAGAGCAGAAAAGGCCTTAAAATCTTGATCCATGACAAGGATAAACATCCATTGACAACCACAACAAATGTGGTCTTCAAAGAAGTGTTTGAAAATTTGTAG
- the LOC131653615 gene encoding uncharacterized protein LOC131653615 — translation MESERLRWLRKNQSKLRVGKYDHLPDARTNGHTLGVATGKRVVLPSSYVGSRRYMDQLYFDGMAICSYVGFPDLFITFTCNPNWPEIQHILSSANLKASDRPDLITRIFKLKFDALLSDLTKKSIMGKVLAYMYAIEFQKRGLPHAHILFFLHPSSKYPTPADIDRIISAEIPNKDTNEELYNLVKTHMIHGPCGNAFRNSTCMKEGKCSKYFPKDFRRDSIVDQDGYPPSVKYLFKYINKDYDRITAAIVMNEDGSVSQHDVVDEIKQYIDCRYVSSSEAAWRIYAFPIHGRKPAVERLHFHAEGQNSIFYTDASPITTVLDKPSVTESMFTSWFEANKKYDEARQLTYSNFVLKMMLTHVKGPKSYDEIKTINNVKYDSFRDACFAMGFIGDDREFISAITEAFHWGSGHYLRLLFVHMLLSSSINRPKHQRIANNRVLRLTNEEILNLTLIEIEKLLRRSRKSLSDFLGMPKPQGYIIEELGNNFIYEERNYDPAEQLQEFNMLYYEQRDVFKQILTVVDTQNGGVFFLYGYGGTGKIYMWRTLASYIRSRRQICLTFASSGIASLLLPGGRTTHSKFKIPIPTFESLTCDNNKGSDRGDLLKVSKLIIWDEAPMCHKFCFEALDKTLRDIMGGSRSSDKIFGGKVIVIGGDFRQILPVIPRGSRSDIIHATINSSYI, via the exons ATGGAATCTGAGAGACTTCGATGGTTAAGAAAAAATCAGTCAAAACTACGAGTAGGCAAATATGATCATCTTCCAGATGCTAGGACAAATGGACATACACTTGGTGTAGCTACAGGGAAAAGGGTTGTCCTACCTTCGTCGTATGTTGGAAGCCGTAGATATATGGATCAGTTATACTTTGATGGCATGGCAATTTGTAGTTATGTCGGATTTCCTGATTTGTTTATTACATTCACATGTAATCCAAATTGGCCGGAAATACAACATATACTAAGTTCTGCAAATCTGAAAGCGTCCGATCGTCCGGATCTCATTACAAGAATCTTCAAACTGAAATTTGATGCGTTACTGTCCGatttgaccaaaaagagtatcATGGGGAAGGTTCTTGCGT ATATGTACGCAATTGAGTTCCAGAAAAGAGGCCTGCCCCATGCTcacatattattttttcttcatccGTCGAGCAAGTATCCAACACCTGCTGACATTGATCGTATCATATCAGCAGAAATACCAAACAAAGACACTAACGAAGAGTTATATAACTTGGTCAAAACTCACATGATACACGGACCCTGCGGAAATGCTTTTCGTAATTCTACGTGTATGAAGGAAGGAAAATGTTCAAAATACTTCCCTAAAGACTTCAGACGTGATTCGATCGTTGATCAAGATGGATATCCG CCATCCGTCAAATATTTGTTCAAATACATCAACAAAGACTATGATAGAATAACTGCTGCAATTGTCATGAATGAAGATGGATCTGTTTCGCAACATGACGTCGTCGATGAGATAAAGCAGTATATTGACTGTAGGTACGTTTCTTCAAGCGAAGCTGCTTGGAGAATTTATGCTTTTCCTATTCATGGAAGAAAACCAGCTGTAGAAAGACTTCATTTTCATGCTGAGGGACAAAATTCTATTTTCTATACTGATGCCAGCCCTATTACCACAGTCCTTGATAAACCGAGCGTTACTGAGTCAATGTTTACATCCTGGTTTGAAGCCAACAAGAAATACGACGAAGCGCGTCAACTAACGTATAGcaattttgttttgaa GATGATGCTAACACATGTTAAAGGACCGAAAAGCTACGATGAAATAAAGACAATAAACAATGTTAAGTACGATAGTTTCCGTGATGCATGTTTTGCTATGGGATTTATTGGTGATGATCGAGAATTCATATCTGCAATAACAGAAGCATTTCATTGGGGTTCTGGACATTATTTGAGATTACTTTTTGTTCACATGTTATTGTCAAGTAGCATTAATAGGCCTAAGCAT CAAAGGATTGCAAACAACAGAG TTCTGCGGTTAACAAATGAAGAAATTCTGAATTTAacattgattgaaattgaaaaactTCTTCGGCGAAGTCGAAAGAGTTTAAGTGATTTCCTTGGAATGCCAAAACCACAGGGTTACATAATTGAGGAGCTTGGAAATAATTTCATATATGAAGAGCGAAACTACGATCCTGCTGAACAACTTCAAGAGTTTAATATGCTGTACT ATGAACAAAGAGAtgttttcaaacaaatcttgacGGTTGTTGATACCCAGAACGGAGGCGTATTCTTTCTGTATGGATACGGCGGTACAGGAAAAATATACATGTGGAGAACATTAGCTTCTTACATAAGATCAAGAAGACAAATATGCTTGACATTTGCCTCTTCAGGTATTGCATCCCTGTTGCTCCCTGGTGGTCGAACGACACATTCTAAATTTAAGATTCCAATTCCCACATTTGAATCTTTGACATGCGACAATAACAAGGGTAGTGACAGGGGGGACTTGCTAAAAGTATCAAAATTGATTATTTGGGATGAAGCTCCTATGTGTCACAAATTTTGTTTTGAAGCTTTGGATAAAACCCTCAGAGACATCATGGGTGGATCCAGGTCATCAGATAAAATATTTGGTGGTAAGGTAATTGTTATTGGTGGCGATTTCAGACAGATTCTACCGGTTATTCCAAGAGGCAGTCGTTCAGATATAATTCATGCAACTATCAATTCATCATACATTTAG